The proteins below are encoded in one region of Telopea speciosissima isolate NSW1024214 ecotype Mountain lineage chromosome 10, Tspe_v1, whole genome shotgun sequence:
- the LOC122642349 gene encoding 60S ribosomal protein L14-2, with protein sequence MPFKRYVEIGRVALVNYGKDYGKLVVIVDVIDQNRALVDAPDMVRSQMNFKRLSLTDIKIDIKRIPKKNTLIAAMEAADVKNKWEKSSWGRKLIVQKRRASLNDFDRFKIMLAKIKRGGAIRQELAKLKKESA encoded by the exons ATG CCTTTCAAGCGGTACGTTGAGATCGGGAGAGTTGCTCTCGTTAACTACGGCAAAGATTATGGAAAGCTTGTCGTGATAGTTGATGTTATCGACCAGAATAGG GCTCTTGTTGATGCTCCTGACATGGTGAGAAGCCAAATGAATTTCAAGAGGCTCTCACTGACAGATATTAAGATTGACATCAAGAGAATCCCAAAGAAGAACACCTTGATTGCTGCCATGGAGGCAGCAG ATGTCAAGAATAAGTGGGAGAAAAGTTCATGGGGAAGGAAGCTGATTGTCCAAAAGAGAAGAGCCTCTCTCAACGACTTTGACAGGTTCAAAATCATGCTGGCAAAAATCAAG AGGGGTGGAGCTATCAGGCAAGAGCTTGCAAAGCTGAAAAAAGAGAGCGCATGA
- the LOC122642646 gene encoding COP1-interacting protein 7-like isoform X2: MEKALVLYKPGMHPHQSNGSTVQEENSKVKLLRVLETRKTVLQKEQGMAFARAVAAGFDMDHMAPLISFAECFEATRLMEACIRFMELWKEKHESGQWLEIEAAEAMSSRSDLSSMNASGIMPSSDTKKQKEFSEAWPDSHGELGLENNGKANAADADMNLHHNGDKKPVMDPQLPFGHHDYFQGQFQYPMFPQWPAHSPAGAPPVFQGYPMQGMPYYQTFPGNGPFFPPSYPPPVEDFRFNATQGIGQKKHSMDSKDSNTESEREMGVSSSKSPDSLELEKEGSQGREPHRKPGRSGKRQSGMVVIRNINYITSNRPNSSGSESHSASDPESDKEAEDSQVDVPDVKHKNSTRSSKSKGSRIKSSDTWDSYDKEETVYGQGTDGGHWQAFQNCLLRDDNENSRVVNEGMFAMEKEAQVRRRQTTAGGDPIIPHGRDLGEYQEGRMIEFDRVSANLTRMLKLENEELVLSKGELPGGGSRDSQVDVPLTEMEGGRQGFRRTSNDDFMIYRRENRSGVTNSLQDPLSENRFEHAANNLDRNSSQNITDESFIVPIRAISADQIGTESRMAIDISSELPSALQKTEDSSGRIRTQPDDLSLMLERGSERETIGYDPAVDYEMQVHTEDVTVQNKNKKEVVTKEGSKKSDKDKKSKVMRDGLEKRKIEAGTRKGKLSKLSPLPEAQARAESIRALKADLQKMKKEKEEEEIRRLEALKRERQKRIAARGSSGPAPSPLPSQPTRSRLPMILSPSAQKSKFNDSDPAPVSPLQSLPTRTASMGSNDSQKITKINSRGGLGGNGLSHSVSSLPVRKKEMDGSTPESKSATRTRRLSEPKTSNSHHDSSVKSRNTEPVSKLKLSNEPEIKKISAIMSLDKSKAATLPELKIRTSKGPSDMGPNKSAAKEAAQKTNVNKSSVSLEATKLRSNDKTAPSSSGDDNPIIEKTVLMLEPVVPPISIAQASEVKMEAGKGPYDEDKEGEITEVVSEYAAIRAPVSPLNGDVSECDLDERPGLCEVTQDHGMEELPKVSSISVSNKPYQAPFARNSSLEDPCTTNLEFSKAPATSSDMEATSAETTKAHVFNFTAVNSSGKNPEALEKPRGKESAGFRRLLKFGKKSHSSTAAERNVESDKLSVEGSVADDHDPTTASDDEVHTLKNLISRDETQESVTTQKVSRPFSLLSPFRSKNSGKKLATS, from the exons CCCGGGATGCATCCACATCAATCAAATGGATCCACCGTGCAGGAGGAAAATTCAAA AGTCAAGCTCCTGAGAGTGCTGGAGACTCGCAAAACTGTGCTGCAGAAAGAACAAGGCATGGCCTTTGCACGTGCCGTAGCTGCAGGTTTTGACATGGACCATATGGCACCTTTGATATCATTTGCGGAGTGCTTCGAGGCCACACGCTTGAT GGAAGCATGCATAAGGTTTATGGAGTTATGGAAGGAGAAGCATGAAAGTGGTCAATGGCTTGAAATTGAAGCAGCTGAAGCAATGTCTAGCCGATCAGACCTGTCTTCCATGAATGCCTCTGGCATTATGCCTTCTAGTGATACCAAGAAACAAAAGGAATTTAGTGAAGCATGGCCTGATTCCCATGGTGAGTTGGGCTTAGAAAACAATGGGAAAGCAAATGCTGCTGATGCAGATATGAATTTACATCACAATGGAG ATAAAAAGCCTGTCATGGATCCACAATTGCCATTTGGCCACCATGATTATTTTCAAGGTCAATTCCAGTATCCTATGTTCCCTCAGTGGCCTGCTCATTCTCCAGCTGGTGCACCACCAGTCTTTCAAGGGTATCCCATGCAAGGCATGCCTTACTATCAGACTTTTCCAGGGAATGGTCCATTTTTCCCGCCGTCCTATCCTCCTCCAGTGGAGGATTTTAGATTCAATGCCACACAAGGGATTGGACAGAAAAAGCATTCCATGGACAGTAAAGATAGCAACACTGAATCAGAGAGGGAGATGGGTGTCTCCAGTTCAAAATCACCGGATAGTCTGGAGTTGGAGAAGGAAGGTTCACAAGGTCGAGAACCACATAGAAAACCTGGTCGATCAGGTAAAAGACAGTCAGGCATGGTTGTCATTCGGAACATCAATTACATTACATCAAACAGGCCAAATTCATCAGGAAGTGAATCGCATTCAGCTTCTGACCCTGAAAGTGACAAGGAAGCTGAGGATTCACAGGTTGATGTCCCAGATGTGAAGCACAAGAATTCTACAAGATCTTCAAAAAGTAAAGGAAGCCGCATAAAGTCTAGTGATACCTGGGATTCATATGATAAGGAAGAGACAGTGTATGGACAGGGGACAGATGGTGGTCACTGGCAAGCATTTCAGAACTGTTTACTGAGAGATGATAATGAAAATTCACGTGTGGTCAATGAAGGTATGTTTGCAATGGAAAAAGAGGCTCAAGTTAGGAGAAGGCAAACTACAGCTGGTGGAGATCCTATAATTCCTCATGGACGAGATTTGGGAGAATATCAGGAAGGGAGGATGATCGAATTTGATAGAGTCAGTGCCAATCTGACCCGCATGTTGAAGTTAGAAAATGAGGAGTTGGTACTCTCTAAAGGAGAGTTACCTGGTGGAGGATCCAGAGATAGTCAAGTGGATGTACCGTTGACAGAGATGGAAGGTGGAAGGCAAGGATTTCGGAGGACCTCTAATGATGATTTCATGATATATAGAAGAGAAAACCGGTCAGGGGTTACTAACTCTCTCCAAGATCCACTGTCTGAGAATAGATTTGAGCATGCAGCAAATAACTTGGACAGGAACTCATCACAGAATATAACTGATGAATCCTTTATAGTTCCTATCAGGGCAATCTCAGCAGATCAGATTGGAACTGAGAGCAGAATGGCAATTGATATCAGTTCTGAGCTACCATCTGCACTCCAGAAGACAGAAGACTCATCTGGTAGGATTAGGACCCAGCCAGATGATTTGAGCTTGATGCTAGAGCGTGGTTCAGAGAGGGAAACTATTGGTTATGACCCTGCAGTGGACTATGAAATGCAGGTTCATACTGAAGATGTCACAGTacagaacaaaaacaaaaaagaggtcGTGACTAAGGAAGGTTCAAAGAAGTCAGACAAGGATAAGAAGTCCAAAGTTATGCGTGATGGtttggagaagaggaagattgAGGCAGGAACAAGGAAAGGGAAGCTATCAAAATTGAGTCCCTTGCCTGAAGCACAAGCACGTGCTGAAAGTATAAGGGCCTTAAAAGCTGACcttcagaaaatgaaaaaagagaag gaagaggaagagatacGACGGTTGGAAGCTTTGAAGAGAGAGCGGCAAAAGAGAATTGCAGCACGAGGAAGTTCTGGCCCTGCTCCATCACCGTTGCCCTCTCAGCCAACCAGATCACGGTTGCCAATGATCCTCTCCCCAAGTGCTCAGAAATCAAAGTTCAATGACTCAGACCCTGCACCAGTATCACCTCTACAAAGTTTGCCTACGAGAACTGCTTCAATGGGTTCCAATGATTCCCAGAAAATCACTAAAATCAACAGTCGTGGTGGTCTAGGGGGAAATGGGTTAAGCCATTCAGTGTCATCATTACCTGTGCGGAAAAAAGAGATGGATGGCAGCACCCCTGAATCAAAGTCAGCAACAAGAACAAGGAGATTATCAGAACCTAAAACAAGCAACAGCCATCATGATTCTTCAGTGAAATCACGAAATACTGAGCCAGTATCAAAGCTAAAATTATCTAATGAACCTGAGATCAAGAAGATCTCTGCAATTATGAGCCTTGACAAAAGTAAGGCTGCAACCCTTCCGGAACTCAAGATTAGAACCTCAAAAGGACCTTCAGACATGGGCCCGAACAAATCAGCAGCAAAAGAAGCAGCACAGAAAACAAATGTAAATAAGTCTTCTGTATCTTTGGAAGCCACTAAACTGAGGAGCAATGATAAAACTGCACCTAGTAGCAGTGGAGATGACAACCCAATTATTGAGAAAACTGTTTTGATGCTTGAACCTGTGGTACCCCCCATTTCTATTGCACAGGCATCTGAAGTGAAGATGGAGGCGGGAAAAGGACCATATGATGAAGacaaagaaggagaaataaCAGAGGTGGTTTCAGAATATGCTGCCATCCGTGCCCCAGTTTCACCACTTAATGGAGATGTCAGTGAATGTGACTTAGATGAGAGACCAGGTCTTTGTGAG GTGACACAAGACCATGGAATGGAGGAATTACCAAAGGTTTCAAGTATCAGTGTTTCCAACAAGCCATATCAGGCCCCATTTGCTCGGAATTCATCTTTGGAAGATCCATGTACTACAAATTTGGAGTTCAGTAAAGCACCAGCAACTAGTTCAGATATGGAAGCAACAAGCGCTGAGACTACCAAGGCTCATGTATTTAATTTTACTGCCGTAAACTCTTCAGGAAAAAATCCAGAAGCCTTGGAGAAGCCTCGGGGGAAGGAATCTGCAGGGTTTAGAAGGCTGTTGAAGTTCGGAAAGAAGAGCCACAGTTCAACTGCCGCTGAGCGTAATGTGGAATCAGATAAATTGAGTGTTGAAGGCTCTGTGGCCGATGATCATGATCCAACAACTGCTTCTGATGATGAAG TTCATACACTGAAGAATCTTATATCTCGAGATGAAACCCAAGAATCAGTAACTACACAGAAGG TTTCTAGACCGTTCTCTTTGTTGTCGCCATTTCGGAGCAAGAACAGTGGAAAGAAGTTGGCAACATCATGA